Proteins from one Setaria italica strain Yugu1 chromosome V, Setaria_italica_v2.0, whole genome shotgun sequence genomic window:
- the LOC101762182 gene encoding cortical cell-delineating protein, with the protein MAAKSPAFLVLLTITMTLIFSVSVHGCEQYSCSSPPPPAVPTPPGATCPINTADLSVCVDLLGYLLKIRLNAPPQPCCTLLKGVANADAALCVCGVIKVLNLISVPVDVNLLLNECGMTCPPGFTCPL; encoded by the coding sequence ATGGCAGCCAAATCCCCTGCTTTCCTCGTCCTCCTGACCATCACCATGACGCTCATCTTCTCCGTCTCAGTTCATGGATGCGAGCAGTACAGCTGCTCCAGCCCACCGCCGCCTGCCGTGCCAACCCCACCGGGGGCTACGTGCCCGATCAACACGGCTGACCTCAGCGTCTGCGTCGATTTGCTAGGGTACTTGCTCAAGATCCGGTTGAACGCTCCTCCACAGCCATGCTGCACGCTGCTCAAAGGCGTTGCCAATGCTGATGCAGCGCTCTGCGTGTGCGGGGTCATCAAGGTTCTCAACCTTATTAGTGTCCCGGTCGATGTCAATCTCCTTCTCAACGAGTGTGGAATGACATGCCCTCCTGGGTTTACCTGCCCACTCTGA